A portion of the Acidisarcina polymorpha genome contains these proteins:
- the rimO gene encoding 30S ribosomal protein S12 methylthiotransferase RimO, translating to MLGEVTPLRIGFVSLGCPKNLVDSEVMMGLLDHAGAQIVSDPETADVLVVNTCSFIDSAKQESVDTILEMARHKASFGAGGKAQKLIVAGCLVERYRDEIQKNIPEVDAVLGTGELEGILSAAGIRPRTKPEQASPFTILTTVVATGAHPTAVTPSLAAPAVITSRSEGDFRESQGRFSRQDWDGAQPALPQYLYNEHTPRLRATAGASAYIKIAEGCDHPCSFCVIPNLRGKFRSRQFESVIAEARQLVDQGVEEITLIGQDTTCYGEDLEIDGVRGRDGLARLLDALARVDGVRWLRFLYAYPNKITSRLLDTIARHDNICKYLDVPLQHASGNVLKRMKRGGNADIFLKTLENVRATLPGIALRTSFIVGFPGETEQDFEELTQFVKEARFDWMGAFGYSDEDGSQSFGLGEKVAPKLIESRKRSLMRTQRAISRKAKQKWVGQRFDLLVENESDETPLLWEGRTQFHAPEIDGNVYINDFGPFAELKPGSFHRCEVTEAHEYDVVARIVG from the coding sequence TTGCTGGGAGAGGTCACACCGCTGCGCATCGGTTTTGTCAGCCTCGGCTGCCCCAAGAATCTGGTCGACAGCGAAGTGATGATGGGCCTGCTCGATCACGCCGGAGCGCAGATCGTCAGCGATCCGGAAACTGCCGATGTTCTCGTCGTCAACACCTGCTCTTTTATCGATTCCGCGAAGCAGGAGTCGGTCGACACCATCCTGGAGATGGCCCGCCATAAGGCTTCCTTTGGAGCGGGAGGAAAGGCACAAAAGCTTATTGTTGCCGGCTGCCTGGTCGAACGGTACCGTGACGAGATTCAAAAGAATATTCCTGAAGTCGATGCCGTTCTCGGCACCGGCGAGTTGGAAGGCATCCTGTCGGCCGCGGGAATCCGTCCAAGGACGAAACCCGAACAAGCTTCGCCGTTTACCATCCTGACGACAGTCGTCGCCACCGGGGCCCATCCGACCGCGGTCACACCATCTCTCGCAGCGCCTGCGGTGATCACCTCCCGCTCCGAAGGGGATTTCCGCGAGTCACAGGGACGCTTTTCCCGCCAGGATTGGGATGGCGCGCAGCCGGCGCTCCCGCAGTATCTGTACAACGAACACACGCCTCGCCTTCGGGCCACGGCTGGAGCCTCGGCTTACATCAAGATTGCAGAGGGATGCGACCATCCGTGCAGTTTTTGCGTCATCCCGAACTTGCGAGGCAAGTTTCGCTCCCGCCAATTTGAATCAGTAATAGCAGAGGCCCGTCAGTTGGTGGACCAGGGCGTCGAGGAGATTACGCTTATCGGGCAGGACACCACCTGCTACGGCGAAGATCTCGAGATCGATGGCGTCCGCGGGAGAGACGGGCTGGCCCGACTGCTGGATGCGCTGGCTAGAGTCGACGGCGTCCGCTGGCTCCGCTTCCTCTACGCTTACCCCAACAAGATCACCAGCCGCCTGCTCGATACCATCGCGCGCCATGACAACATCTGCAAATATCTCGATGTCCCGCTACAACACGCCTCCGGGAATGTCCTGAAGCGGATGAAGCGCGGAGGCAACGCCGACATCTTCCTCAAGACTCTCGAAAACGTCCGCGCCACCCTTCCGGGCATTGCTCTGAGAACCTCATTCATCGTTGGATTTCCGGGAGAGACCGAGCAGGACTTTGAAGAGCTGACGCAGTTCGTCAAAGAAGCCAGGTTCGACTGGATGGGGGCCTTCGGCTACTCCGATGAAGACGGTTCACAGTCTTTCGGACTTGGGGAAAAAGTCGCACCAAAACTGATCGAATCGCGGAAGCGTTCGCTGATGCGAACTCAGCGAGCAATCAGCAGGAAGGCCAAGCAGAAGTGGGTCGGTCAAAGGTTCGATCTACTGGTAGAAAACGAGTCCGACGAGACGCCGCTTCTCTGGGAAGGCCGGACACAGTTTCACGCGCCGGAGATCGACGGCAATGTCTATATCAATGACTTTGGTCCATTCGCAGAGCTGAAGCCGGGAAGCTTTCACAGGTGCGAAGTTACGGAAGCTCACGAGTATGATGTCGTTGCCCGGATCGTCGGATAA
- a CDS encoding DNA gyrase inhibitor YacG, with amino-acid sequence MSPKKKTIVLRCPTCKTIVTAADEDFPFCSDRCRKIDLGKWASGAYKISSPILDPDVLEDLESERRPSSDED; translated from the coding sequence ATGAGTCCCAAGAAGAAAACCATTGTCCTCCGTTGCCCGACCTGCAAAACCATTGTCACCGCGGCTGACGAAGACTTCCCTTTCTGCAGTGACCGATGCCGGAAGATCGATCTTGGCAAGTGGGCGAGTGGAGCTTACAAGATCTCGTCGCCAATTCTCGACCCTGATGTTCTCGAGGATCTCGAATCTGAACGACGCCCGTCCTCCGATGAGGACTGA
- a CDS encoding phosphatidylglycerophosphatase A family protein gives MASGRVELTRSRRQFSTLMFSRISNLNDARPPMRTEPREKDKKVHAVEATGKRTLWAWMIATFFGAGFWKPGPGTAGSIVAAAVWWIFGQFAIHFHGSTAALATYQGWVTAVAALLLLMIAIPAATIVAKQSGRKDPQIVVADEVVGQWITLIAAPVNWQFALVGLLLFRLFDITKPPPIRRIEFLPGGWGIMLDDVGAGIYALICVQILHHLLK, from the coding sequence TTGGCAAGTGGGCGAGTGGAGCTTACAAGATCTCGTCGCCAATTCTCGACCCTGATGTTCTCGAGGATCTCGAATCTGAACGACGCCCGTCCTCCGATGAGGACTGAACCGCGCGAGAAGGACAAGAAGGTCCATGCCGTTGAGGCTACCGGCAAGAGAACGCTTTGGGCGTGGATGATCGCTACCTTCTTCGGCGCGGGCTTCTGGAAGCCGGGACCGGGGACGGCAGGTTCGATTGTTGCTGCGGCGGTCTGGTGGATCTTCGGCCAGTTTGCCATTCATTTCCACGGAAGCACCGCCGCGCTCGCGACTTATCAAGGCTGGGTTACGGCTGTCGCCGCGCTCCTTCTGCTCATGATCGCGATCCCGGCGGCGACGATCGTCGCGAAGCAGAGCGGCCGTAAAGATCCGCAGATCGTGGTGGCGGACGAGGTGGTCGGTCAATGGATCACTTTAATTGCGGCGCCAGTGAATTGGCAGTTCGCCCTGGTCGGCCTCTTGCTGTTTCGGCTCTTCGATATCACCAAACCTCCACCTATCCGGCGAATCGAATTCCTGCCAGGTGGCTGGGGCATTATGCTGGACGACGTCGGGGCTGGCATTTACGCCTTAATCTGCGTTCAAATTCTCCATCATCTTCTGAAATAG
- a CDS encoding IPT/TIG domain-containing protein, which yields MVRILKSDLSSNPRIEAVLPDAALPGGEIEIRGTNLGATGYERPLSAIGGSTAAVLLSRSTRLLVRVPESSSMSPKLEVFRNGTRSNQVEVHVARLLAENIHAVASPAVNANGEVFVTFSGPRGQQTPVSVFKINPDGEMRVLLSGLVNATGLALDAYGYLYVSSRHEGTVHRVSPEGAAAIYAEGMGVATGVAFDGDQNLYVGDRSGTIFKIARDRQTFVFATLEPSVAAYHMAFGPDGGLFVTGPTTSSYDSVHRIDPDGSTSVYFRGLGRPQGIAVDIAGNLYVAASLRGRRGIVRVSPDQKAELVLAGSGIIGLAFAPGGNAILTTSTAVYHVDLRVEGFQFS from the coding sequence ATGGTGAGAATTCTGAAATCAGACCTGTCGAGCAATCCCCGGATTGAAGCGGTGCTGCCGGACGCAGCGCTGCCTGGCGGAGAAATCGAGATTCGAGGCACGAATCTGGGGGCGACCGGCTACGAGCGTCCACTTTCCGCGATTGGCGGGTCGACTGCTGCAGTCCTGTTGAGCCGCAGTACGCGGCTGCTGGTGCGTGTGCCCGAATCCTCCTCCATGTCGCCGAAGCTCGAGGTTTTCCGCAACGGTACGCGCAGCAATCAGGTCGAAGTTCACGTCGCTCGGCTGCTTGCCGAAAACATTCATGCTGTTGCCAGTCCGGCAGTGAATGCCAATGGTGAGGTTTTCGTCACTTTTTCTGGACCACGTGGACAGCAGACGCCGGTGTCCGTCTTCAAGATCAATCCAGATGGCGAGATGCGTGTGCTTCTCTCCGGTCTAGTGAATGCTACTGGTCTGGCGCTCGATGCCTATGGCTATCTCTACGTCTCTTCGCGCCATGAGGGTACAGTCCACCGCGTCTCCCCAGAGGGAGCAGCTGCGATCTATGCCGAAGGCATGGGGGTCGCCACTGGTGTCGCGTTTGACGGCGACCAGAATCTCTATGTCGGCGATCGCAGCGGCACGATCTTCAAGATCGCCCGCGACCGTCAGACCTTCGTCTTTGCCACCCTTGAGCCCAGCGTCGCTGCTTATCACATGGCCTTTGGCCCAGATGGAGGGCTCTTCGTCACCGGTCCAACCACCTCAAGCTACGATAGCGTCCACCGCATCGACCCGGATGGCAGCACTTCAGTCTATTTCCGCGGGCTGGGGCGGCCGCAGGGGATCGCCGTCGATATTGCAGGAAACCTTTATGTCGCGGCCTCGCTGCGAGGCAGGCGTGGAATTGTGCGTGTATCCCCTGACCAGAAGGCGGAACTGGTGCTCGCGGGTTCTGGAATCATTGGGCTGGCGTTTGCCCCCGGAGGTAATGCCATCCTGACGACCAGTACCGCGGTTTACCATGTCGATCTGCGCGTCGAGGGCTTCCAGTTTTCTTAG
- a CDS encoding competence/damage-inducible protein A: MNCEIIAIGSELLTPFRSDTNSLFLTERLNKLGVQVAFKTIVGDRQQDLVDQVRIALNRADIVITMGGLGPTVDDLTREAVAEALGFRLKRDQAIVGALYARFAARRIQMTDNNSRQADVIDGAIILENPNGTAPGQWLDIVYNTHRKLVLLLPGPPHELKSLFDAQCLPRLTETLPKRHIATRTLKATMIGESVADARIAPIYNQYKDVETTILAHMGDIQLNLICGKPLIELAQARVDELAGRIEDELGDLIYSSQGESLEQIVLYYLEMRGATLATAESCTGGMMAQRLTSISGSSRSYLGGAVVYSNELKTAFAGVPTETLALYGAVSREVATALAEGIRQRSNASIGVGITGIAGPNGGTEEKPVGLVYIAVADDQQTEVVEKRFGGDRERIRQWSTQQALDLVRRRLM, translated from the coding sequence ATGAACTGTGAAATCATCGCCATTGGCTCCGAGCTGCTCACCCCGTTCCGCTCCGACACCAACTCCCTCTTCTTGACCGAACGCCTCAACAAACTGGGCGTGCAGGTTGCCTTCAAAACTATCGTTGGCGACCGCCAACAGGACCTTGTCGATCAGGTTCGCATCGCCCTGAACCGCGCCGACATTGTCATTACCATGGGTGGGCTTGGACCCACCGTGGACGATCTCACCCGGGAGGCGGTCGCCGAGGCGCTCGGCTTCCGCCTGAAACGCGACCAGGCTATCGTCGGCGCGCTCTATGCCCGGTTCGCTGCGCGGCGGATTCAGATGACGGACAACAATTCTCGCCAAGCCGATGTCATCGATGGCGCGATCATCCTAGAGAATCCGAATGGGACCGCCCCAGGACAGTGGCTGGATATCGTTTACAACACCCATCGCAAGCTGGTTCTACTTCTACCCGGGCCTCCGCATGAGTTGAAGTCCCTCTTTGACGCCCAATGCCTTCCGCGTCTCACGGAGACTCTTCCCAAGCGCCATATCGCCACTCGTACGCTGAAGGCGACGATGATCGGAGAGTCGGTCGCGGACGCTCGCATCGCCCCGATCTATAACCAGTACAAAGACGTTGAAACCACGATCCTGGCCCATATGGGAGACATCCAGCTGAACCTGATCTGTGGCAAGCCGCTGATTGAACTGGCGCAGGCGCGGGTCGATGAGCTCGCTGGCCGGATTGAAGACGAACTCGGCGATCTGATCTATTCGTCGCAAGGCGAATCGCTCGAGCAGATTGTCCTCTATTACCTGGAGATGCGCGGCGCGACCCTGGCTACCGCGGAGAGCTGCACCGGCGGCATGATGGCGCAGCGCCTGACCAGCATCAGCGGCAGTTCCCGGTCCTACCTAGGTGGAGCGGTGGTGTATTCCAACGAATTGAAGACCGCTTTTGCTGGGGTGCCGACCGAGACACTTGCCCTCTACGGGGCCGTCAGCCGCGAGGTCGCGACGGCGTTGGCAGAAGGCATCCGCCAGCGCAGCAACGCGAGTATCGGCGTCGGCATCACCGGCATTGCCGGGCCTAATGGGGGCACTGAAGAAAAACCCGTGGGGCTGGTGTACATCGCCGTCGCGGACGATCAGCAGACCGAAGTCGTCGAGAAACGGTTTGGCGGCGATCGGGAACGGATTCGTCAGTGGTCCACTCAACAAGCTCTGGATCTGGTGCGGCGCCGACTGATGTAG
- a CDS encoding TIM-barrel domain-containing protein — protein sequence MSLRVRFTMVFALALLPSLLAQGQQDNMVLTRGNSTIVVEPYGPNIVRVTLSLLKEQALAGPGYGFVGTAARAGWKYNQSADADVYSSSRMIVSVNIPRGSGRPVPSQVDIGKFFNGSTPGANITFSTPEGKTLLHLEGWSQSVPNRKDGNAGVLNDKRPSDPQFYQVGATFASPDDEHYYGLGQNQEGFLDHRGHTVDCSQNYTAPAGPSTCVPFLVTNKGYGLIWDNPSRTVIEPGFNEQTRWTSEVGDRVSFFVIAGKSTDEIYAGYRQLTGATPLLPKSAYGFIQCKQKYTTQDEVLSVAKGYRERHLPLDTIVVDWFYYTKMGQMDLDPVKWPDPSAMNAELHKMGIHTMISVWPRFVPGSRYYDLVLKNGWFEQLADGTPTNGLPYDRAGSDIDTTNPDAAKWYWGVIRDNVLSKGFDSIWADETEPDLPPQGSYFHIGPGTRYYNTYPLFHTGALYDGFRRDTPHRALTLSRDAYLGIQRNGVIVWSSDIYPTWDTFKRQIPTGLDFTASGIANWSNDTGGWQYLPSEHHPEHPPLLDPSDARDTVGGYDDYPELYTRWFEYATFLPIFRTHGSRTYNEVWSYGHQAEPILEKYLKLRYELLPYIYSLSYHTYESGAPSMRALFMDFPEDPNVTDLRDEYMLGPSFLVAPVSEQGVTTRKVYLPAGADWYNYWTNERLKGGQTITVDAPIDKLPLFVRAGSILPLGAPVESTEETQAIAKVRVYPGADADFTLYDDDGQTYAYENGKSKVTHLHWDDTKAGLTQTGAPAWSDPSIVEVVGR from the coding sequence ATGAGTTTGAGAGTTCGATTCACCATGGTGTTCGCACTTGCTCTTCTACCGAGCCTCCTGGCTCAGGGTCAGCAGGACAACATGGTTCTTACCCGGGGGAACAGCACCATCGTGGTTGAGCCCTACGGGCCGAACATCGTGCGAGTCACTTTAAGTCTGCTGAAAGAGCAGGCCCTCGCAGGCCCGGGTTACGGCTTTGTCGGAACGGCCGCACGCGCAGGATGGAAGTACAACCAGAGCGCCGACGCCGATGTCTATAGCTCCTCGCGCATGATAGTCAGTGTGAATATTCCTCGCGGCAGCGGGAGGCCGGTGCCGTCGCAAGTTGACATTGGGAAGTTCTTCAATGGCTCGACCCCGGGAGCCAACATTACTTTCAGCACGCCCGAAGGAAAGACACTTCTACACCTGGAGGGTTGGTCTCAATCGGTCCCGAATCGTAAAGACGGCAACGCCGGGGTTTTGAACGATAAGCGCCCTTCCGATCCGCAGTTCTATCAGGTCGGCGCGACCTTCGCATCCCCGGATGACGAGCATTATTACGGCCTCGGTCAGAATCAAGAGGGCTTCCTCGATCACCGCGGTCATACCGTCGACTGCTCCCAGAACTACACTGCCCCAGCCGGGCCGAGTACTTGCGTGCCGTTCCTGGTCACCAACAAAGGCTATGGACTGATCTGGGATAATCCTTCTCGCACGGTCATCGAGCCCGGCTTCAATGAGCAGACCCGATGGACCTCTGAAGTCGGCGATCGGGTCTCCTTTTTTGTGATCGCGGGCAAATCCACGGACGAGATCTATGCCGGATACCGCCAACTTACAGGAGCGACTCCGCTGCTGCCCAAGTCAGCCTATGGATTCATCCAGTGCAAGCAGAAGTACACCACTCAGGACGAAGTGCTCTCTGTGGCGAAGGGCTATCGCGAACGTCATCTGCCGCTCGATACGATCGTCGTCGACTGGTTCTATTACACGAAGATGGGGCAAATGGACCTCGATCCAGTGAAGTGGCCTGACCCATCGGCGATGAACGCCGAGTTGCACAAGATGGGTATCCACACCATGATCAGCGTCTGGCCGAGGTTTGTTCCCGGTTCTCGCTATTACGATCTCGTCTTAAAAAACGGCTGGTTCGAGCAGCTCGCGGATGGGACTCCCACCAACGGATTGCCCTATGACCGAGCCGGCTCCGATATCGACACAACCAACCCGGATGCAGCCAAGTGGTACTGGGGCGTCATTCGAGACAATGTTCTAAGCAAGGGTTTCGATTCGATCTGGGCCGATGAGACCGAGCCCGACCTTCCCCCGCAAGGCAGCTACTTTCACATCGGACCCGGAACTCGCTACTACAACACCTATCCGCTCTTCCATACCGGAGCGCTCTATGACGGCTTCCGCCGCGATACTCCGCATCGTGCCCTGACCCTCTCCCGCGACGCGTACCTCGGCATCCAACGTAATGGAGTGATCGTGTGGTCGTCGGATATCTATCCCACCTGGGATACGTTCAAGCGCCAGATCCCGACTGGCCTGGACTTCACCGCCTCCGGCATCGCCAACTGGAGCAACGACACTGGCGGATGGCAGTATCTTCCCTCGGAACATCATCCCGAACATCCTCCCTTACTCGATCCTTCCGATGCGCGTGACACCGTTGGAGGATACGACGACTATCCGGAGCTCTATACCCGGTGGTTCGAATATGCAACCTTTTTGCCGATCTTCCGCACGCACGGCAGCCGGACTTACAACGAAGTATGGTCGTACGGACACCAGGCCGAGCCTATCCTCGAAAAGTATCTCAAGCTACGCTACGAGTTACTGCCTTACATCTATTCCTTGAGTTATCACACTTACGAGTCGGGAGCTCCGTCCATGCGGGCCCTCTTCATGGACTTTCCCGAAGACCCCAACGTCACCGACCTGCGTGACGAGTACATGCTGGGACCTTCATTCCTTGTGGCCCCGGTAAGCGAGCAGGGTGTAACGACTCGCAAGGTCTATCTACCGGCTGGAGCGGACTGGTATAACTACTGGACCAATGAGCGGCTGAAGGGCGGCCAGACGATTACCGTGGATGCCCCTATCGACAAGCTTCCTCTGTTTGTCCGTGCGGGCTCCATTCTGCCGTTGGGTGCACCGGTTGAGAGCACGGAAGAAACCCAGGCGATTGCCAAAGTTCGGGTCTATCCCGGCGCCGATGCCGATTTCACTCTCTACGATGACGATGGCCAGACGTATGCCTACGAAAACGGGAAGAGCAAAGTCACTCACTTGCACTGGGATGACACCAAGGCGGGGTTGACCCAGACAGGCGCACCTGCCTGGTCCGATCCCAGTATTGTCGAAGTGGTCGGGCGCTGA
- a CDS encoding UDP-N-acetylmuramoyl-tripeptide--D-alanyl-D-alanine ligase yields MKLPLKRVEEWIGSVRIAGAEMLPPKAGQVTGYSIDSRTIAPGDLFFAVKGERFDGHDFVEAALAAGAIAAVVSRHKIDGLPAAIRGENLLVVAEDPLAALHKLAAAVRLHWGKRVVAITGSAGKTTTKEAIAAVLAKKFRVLKTEGNLNNSFGLPLQLLRLERDDEYAVVEMGMSHAGEIAALAKIAAPNWAVVTNVGWAHAENFPEGLSGIARAKYELIEALPPNGVAFLNCGDPYVSQFGRNFTGKTISFGSGPCAEPHAEEIIELGQQGSSFRVFAGKESAPVRISLMGRHNVTNAMAAIAVGLEAGIALAECVAAVESLRAGTKRGQVRQIRGATIIDDCYNSNPEALKSMVATLASIPAGRRILVAGEMLELGRDSSELHRACGEFAAKQGINIVLGVRGKAVHIADGAADAGAQAIFLETPEAAGEWLRSELRPGDAILFKASRGVQLERALAMLDLAMLDKE; encoded by the coding sequence ATGAAGCTGCCCCTCAAGCGAGTCGAAGAGTGGATCGGCTCTGTCCGAATCGCTGGTGCGGAGATGCTGCCTCCGAAGGCTGGCCAGGTGACCGGCTATTCGATAGACTCTCGAACGATTGCCCCCGGCGACCTGTTCTTCGCAGTCAAAGGAGAGCGTTTCGATGGCCACGACTTTGTCGAGGCTGCCCTCGCGGCGGGCGCGATCGCGGCAGTTGTCTCTCGACACAAGATTGATGGTCTACCCGCCGCGATCCGCGGGGAGAACCTGCTGGTAGTCGCAGAGGACCCTCTGGCCGCTCTGCATAAGCTCGCCGCCGCCGTCCGCCTGCACTGGGGCAAGCGGGTTGTGGCAATCACTGGAAGCGCGGGCAAGACGACGACCAAGGAAGCCATTGCTGCGGTTTTGGCGAAGAAATTCCGTGTGTTGAAAACTGAAGGCAATCTAAATAACAGCTTTGGGCTGCCGTTGCAGCTGCTGCGTCTGGAGCGGGACGACGAATATGCAGTCGTCGAAATGGGCATGTCCCATGCAGGCGAGATCGCCGCATTGGCGAAGATTGCCGCTCCCAACTGGGCGGTGGTAACGAACGTGGGATGGGCACATGCCGAGAATTTTCCCGAGGGGCTCTCCGGCATCGCCCGTGCGAAGTACGAGTTGATCGAGGCGCTGCCGCCGAACGGGGTCGCATTTTTGAATTGCGGCGATCCCTACGTCTCCCAGTTCGGAAGGAACTTTACCGGCAAAACAATTTCTTTCGGTTCTGGCCCGTGTGCCGAACCGCATGCCGAAGAAATTATCGAGCTTGGTCAGCAGGGAAGCAGCTTTCGAGTCTTTGCTGGCAAAGAATCCGCGCCAGTTCGGATCTCTCTGATGGGCCGGCACAACGTAACCAACGCCATGGCGGCCATTGCGGTGGGTCTCGAAGCAGGGATTGCCCTCGCGGAGTGTGTCGCGGCCGTCGAGTCATTGCGGGCAGGGACGAAACGGGGCCAGGTGCGGCAAATCCGCGGAGCGACAATCATCGATGATTGCTATAACTCGAATCCTGAGGCGCTCAAATCGATGGTCGCGACCCTGGCTTCAATACCAGCGGGCCGCCGGATCTTAGTAGCCGGCGAAATGCTGGAGCTCGGCCGCGATTCCTCGGAGCTGCATCGCGCCTGCGGGGAGTTCGCTGCCAAGCAGGGAATCAACATTGTCCTCGGCGTCCGCGGTAAAGCGGTCCACATTGCTGACGGAGCCGCTGATGCCGGAGCACAAGCGATTTTTCTTGAAACCCCCGAGGCTGCCGGCGAGTGGCTGCGGTCGGAACTCAGACCCGGAGACGCAATTCTCTTCAAGGCTTCCCGAGGAGTTCAACTCGAGCGGGCTCTGGCCATGCTGGATCTGGCTATGTTGGATAAAGAATAG
- a CDS encoding UDP-N-acetylmuramoyl-L-alanyl-D-glutamate--2,6-diaminopimelate ligase — MMKLSQLLAGVSFVRRKASDPEVGGVEYDSRRVLPGSLFVAMHGGSTDGNRYISLAAKQGAVAVVTDSTAAFDDAARNLPQLALIEVTHGRKALAGLASNFFAHPQDQLGLSGVTGTNGKTTTAFLLDAMLNHVARKTVLVGTIEYHVAGRIRPSPHTTPESRDLFELFREGVTKGATEAVMEVSSHALEQGRVWGLKYDVAIFTNLTRDHLDFHGTMEKYRAAKQSLFDGRNGTPPRVAVINLDDESGREIARAAAMAGVEIYGYGLNSGTFRAGNVQMTAQGMRFTLRTPLGEASISTRLTGKVNVYNLLAASAAAIARGLSLNEVVAGAAVLDHVPGRFQTVDAQQPFAVVVDYAHTDDALKNLIALARELVATHDGRVITLFGCGGDRDRTKRSEMGRVAGKGSDLVVLTSDNPRSEDPLAIISDVLEGLEPTCTGFQVEPDRGAAIAAAIQAARSGDIVLLAGKGHEKMQVLKDRTIPFDDVQVAQRALAALGFNLVSEATR; from the coding sequence ATGATGAAACTCAGCCAGTTGCTGGCCGGCGTCTCCTTTGTCAGACGAAAAGCGTCTGATCCTGAGGTCGGCGGCGTGGAATACGATTCACGACGGGTCCTGCCGGGTTCGCTCTTTGTGGCGATGCATGGCGGCTCAACCGATGGAAACCGGTATATTTCTCTCGCCGCAAAACAGGGTGCCGTCGCCGTCGTGACTGACTCGACGGCTGCCTTTGATGACGCAGCGCGCAACCTTCCGCAGCTTGCGTTGATTGAGGTCACCCACGGTCGCAAGGCCCTGGCCGGTCTGGCGTCAAACTTCTTCGCTCATCCCCAGGACCAGCTCGGCTTGAGTGGCGTCACTGGCACTAATGGCAAAACCACGACCGCGTTCCTGCTCGATGCGATGCTCAATCACGTGGCGCGCAAGACGGTTCTGGTTGGGACTATTGAATATCATGTTGCCGGGCGAATACGCCCTTCACCGCATACGACTCCTGAGTCGCGGGATCTTTTCGAACTCTTCCGGGAAGGCGTGACCAAGGGCGCTACCGAGGCGGTGATGGAGGTCTCCTCCCACGCATTGGAGCAGGGCCGGGTTTGGGGACTGAAGTACGATGTCGCCATCTTCACGAATCTCACTCGCGATCACCTCGATTTTCACGGCACGATGGAGAAGTACCGAGCGGCAAAGCAAAGCTTGTTCGATGGCCGGAACGGCACGCCGCCGCGTGTCGCAGTGATCAATTTAGACGATGAGTCCGGCCGCGAGATCGCCAGGGCCGCTGCAATGGCGGGCGTCGAGATTTACGGCTACGGTCTGAATAGCGGTACCTTCCGTGCGGGGAATGTCCAGATGACTGCGCAAGGGATGCGCTTCACCTTGAGGACTCCTCTCGGAGAGGCGTCTATCTCAACCCGGCTCACCGGCAAGGTTAATGTTTATAACTTGCTCGCGGCCTCGGCGGCGGCCATCGCACGCGGCCTATCTTTAAACGAAGTCGTTGCCGGTGCGGCCGTTCTCGACCATGTACCCGGGCGCTTCCAGACCGTGGATGCCCAACAGCCGTTTGCCGTAGTTGTCGATTACGCTCATACGGACGACGCCTTGAAGAACCTGATCGCCCTCGCTCGTGAGTTGGTTGCGACGCATGATGGTCGCGTCATCACCTTGTTTGGCTGTGGAGGTGACCGCGACCGGACGAAGCGGTCCGAGATGGGCCGCGTTGCTGGAAAGGGAAGTGATCTGGTAGTGCTGACTTCAGACAATCCCCGCAGCGAAGACCCGTTGGCAATTATTAGCGACGTGCTCGAAGGCTTGGAGCCGACCTGCACCGGCTTCCAGGTGGAGCCCGATCGGGGTGCTGCAATCGCTGCTGCAATACAAGCTGCCAGGTCAGGAGATATAGTTTTGCTTGCCGGTAAAGGTCATGAAAAAATGCAGGTGCTGAAAGACCGCACAATTCCGTTCGACGACGTTCAGGTGGCTCAGCGCGCCCTCGCCGCTCTAGGCTTCAATCTTGTGAGCGAGGCGACTCGATGA